A stretch of the Archangium violaceum genome encodes the following:
- a CDS encoding response regulator, whose translation MILLVDDEPDLLDLYTDVLEIMGDQVIQAHDGMEALEKAHQQRPDLIVTDWMMPRMDGVELCQSLLRDPGLEGIPIILHSSRRAPRLPGVHVLSKSCPLEEFEDAVAQALDNIQEPVPAPAPEQSAAEAY comes from the coding sequence ATGATTCTCCTGGTCGACGACGAACCGGACTTGCTGGACCTCTACACCGACGTACTTGAAATCATGGGCGACCAGGTCATCCAGGCGCACGATGGCATGGAAGCATTGGAGAAGGCCCATCAGCAGCGGCCGGACCTGATCGTGACGGATTGGATGATGCCTCGGATGGACGGGGTCGAGCTCTGCCAGAGCCTCCTGCGGGACCCAGGGCTCGAGGGCATTCCCATCATCCTGCACAGCTCCAGGCGGGCGCCCCGGCTCCCAGGCGTCCATGTCCTCTCCAAGAGCTGTCCGCTGGAAGAGTTCGAGGATGCCGTGGCCCAGGCGCTCGACAACATCCAGGAGCCGGTGCCGGCCCCAGCCCCCGAACAATCCGCCGCGGAGGCTTACTGA